A portion of the Fusobacterium perfoetens ATCC 29250 genome contains these proteins:
- a CDS encoding dihydrofolate reductase encodes MINIIVAIDKNYLIGDRNKIPWDIPEDLKLFKEKTTDNFLLMGRKTFESIGKPLPNRVNIVISKSLDSEFKIEKNKLYKFEDLLNKIIVFSNIEDGLEFYKKINFENNYNKDIFIIGGGSIYNEFIQKKKFDKLCISHINGEYLGDTYFPKINFKNYKINFEKKFNNFIYREYI; translated from the coding sequence ATGATAAATATTATTGTTGCAATAGATAAAAATTATCTTATTGGAGACAGAAATAAAATTCCTTGGGATATTCCTGAAGATTTAAAATTATTTAAAGAAAAAACTACTGATAATTTTTTACTTATGGGTAGAAAAACTTTTGAAAGTATAGGAAAACCTCTACCTAACAGAGTAAATATAGTTATAAGTAAAAGTTTAGATTCAGAATTTAAAATAGAAAAAAATAAATTATATAAATTTGAAGATTTATTAAATAAAATTATAGTTTTTTCTAATATTGAAGATGGACTAGAATTTTATAAAAAAATAAATTTTGAAAATAATTATAATAAAGATATTTTTATAATTGGTGGGGGAAGTATATATAATGAGTTTATTCAAAAGAAAAAATTTGATAAACTTTGTATTTCTCATATTAATGGTGAGTATTTAGGAGATACTTATTTTCCAAAAATTAATTTTAAAAACTATAAAATAAATTTTGAAAAAAAATTTAATAATTTTATTTATAGAGAATATATCTAA